The Anas platyrhynchos isolate ZD024472 breed Pekin duck chromosome 34, IASCAAS_PekinDuck_T2T, whole genome shotgun sequence genome contains a region encoding:
- the LOC140000850 gene encoding arf-GAP with GTPase, ANK repeat and PH domain-containing protein 2-like, whose product MVDRKKHRRKKLSTPSKTEGSAGQAEAKRKMWKLKSFGSLRNIYKTEEENFEFIIVSSTGQTWHFEASSFEERDAWVQAIESQILASLQCCESSKNKARMDSQSEAVAIQAIRNARGNSLCVDCGAPNPTWASLNLGALICIECSGIHRNLGTHLSRVRSLDLDDWPRELTLVLASIGNATANSIWEKNPQGRCKPTPESSREERESWIRAKYEQRLFLAPLPAAEAPLGERLLQAVQDKDLEAVLLLLAHSRKEQLGASDKERRTALHLACDTALVVITQLLLWVRPGRGLGVAGGRGWLWGRWGGPGAHGVVVGHVGWPWGWRHGSGGRGMVMGWPWGTWGGCGAHGVVMGHVGWSWGAWGGRGDGDFALGVMARSWGGRGAGGVAVGYVGWSWGTWGGRGHGDMALGVVAQSAGPWGGFWGGGVVAGVMGCPRGTWGGLGTPSSPRGTRGHGMAVGGGGMR is encoded by the exons ATGGTGGACAGGAAGAAGCACCGCAGGAAGAAGCTGTCGACACCATCCAAGACGGAGGGCTCGGCGGGGCAGGCGGAAG CCAAGCGCAAAATGTGGAAATTAAAAAGCTTTGGTagtttaagaaatatttataaaacag AGGAGGAGAACTTCGAGTTCATCATCGTGTCCAGCACGGGGCAGACGTGGCACTTCGAGGCCAGCAGCTTCGAGGAGCGCGACGCCTGGGTGCAGGCCATCGAGAGCCAGATCCTGGCCAGCCTGCAGTGCTGCGAGAGCAGCAAGAACAAG GCGCGCATGGACAGCCAGAGCGAGGCCGTGGCCATCCAGGCCATCCGCAACGCCCGCGGCAATTCCCTCTGCGTGGACTGTGGGGCGCCCA ACCCCACCTGGGCCAGCCTGAATTTGGGGGCTCTGATCTGCATCGAGTGCTCGGGGATCCACCGCAACCTGGGCACCCACCTGTCCCGCGTGCGCTCCCTCGACCTGGACGATTGGCCCCGGGAGCTGACGCTGGTGCTCGCCTCCATCGGCAACGCCACCGCcaacagcatctgggagaaaAACCCGCAGGGACGCTGCAAACCCACCCCCGAGTCGTCCCG GGAGGAGCGGGAGTCGTGGATCCGGGCCAAGTACGAGCAGCGGCTGTTCCTGGCGCCGCTGCCGGCGGCCGAGGCGCCGCTGGGGGAGCGGCTGCTGCAGGCGGTGCAGGACAAGGACCTGgaggccgtgctgctgctgctggcacacagcaggaaggagcagCTCGGGGCCAGCGACAAGGAGCGGCGCACGGCGCTGCACCTGGCCTGCGACACCGCCCTCGTGGTCAtcacccagctgctgctgtgggtacgtccgggcagggggctgggggtggcggggggcagggggtggctgtggggcaggTGGGGTGGCCCTGGGGCACATGGGGTGGTTGTGGGGCATGTggggtggccatggggatggcGACATGGCTCTGGGGGTCGTGGCATGGTTATGGGGTGGCCATGGGGTAcgtggggtggctgtggggcacATGGGGTGGTCATGGGGCATGTGGGGTGGTCGTGGGGCGCGTGGGGTGGCCGTGGGGATGGTGACTTTGCTCTGGGGGTCATGGCACGGTCATGGGGTGGTCGTGGGGCAggtggggtggctgtggggtaCGTGGGGTGGTCATGGGGCACATGGGGTGGCCGTGGGCATGGTGACATGGCTCTGGGGGTCGTGGCACAGTCAGCGGGACCATGGGGTGGCTTTTGGGGAGGTGGGGTGGTGGCGGGGGTGATGGGATGCCCACGGGGAACGTGGGGTGGCCTTGGGACGCCCAGCTCACcaagggggacacggggacacggcaTGGCCGTGGGGGGAGGTGGCATG CGTTAG
- the LOC140000878 gene encoding arf-GAP with GTPase, ANK repeat and PH domain-containing protein 2-like isoform X3, which yields MGPPRQQVLAAIRAEVRRHEGAKQHLNNLIRLVGTVPDPHLRASLTASLSVVQEALVNSQEWTLGRSVPEIRLGVLGSSKSGKSALVHRFLTGSYVGLEPTESGQFKREVLVDGQSHLLLIREEGGAPDAKFASWADAVIFVFSLENESSFEEVTQLHALLSGYRGASEVALALVGTQDKISSSNPRVIEDARAQALCGDMKRCLYYETCATYGLNVDRVFTEVAQKAVALKKQQQLLASCKSLPSSPSHSAASTPVGGAHPGQASNGGHTSDYSSSLPSTPNVSHRELRSETPAPLGTPSSLHRGAKRRTSLFATRRGSDSEKRSLDSRGEAAGSGRAIPIKQSFLLKRSGNSLNKEWKKKYVTLSSNGLLFYHPSINDYIHSTHGKEMDLLRTTVKVPGKRPPRAISACGPSASINGLVKDVAGGTAPEAGAGASPVGLSLPPEPGMKSTGKGERSLQRCASASSAKLSGSGECPVPVPVPVPVPVPIPGHLAGTEPGTRAEVAPLSPVAPREPETLGTEVVPGGLDAPGGLSDAGGTSGTGGPVNAVVILGAARSPSELVAPVNPVSPVRSVTPVTPVTPVTPVILVAHSSVGTG from the exons AGGCCTTGGTGAACAGCCAGGAATGGACCCTCGGCCGCTCCGTCCCCGAGATCCGCCTG GGCGTCCTGGGCAGCAGCAAGAGCGGGAAGTCGGCGCTCGTCCACCGCTTCCTCACCGGCTCCTACGTGGGGCTGGAGCCCACGGAGA GTGGGCAGTTCAAGCGCGAGGTGCTGGTTGACGGCCAGAGCCACCTCCTGCTCATCCGGGAGGAAGGAGGCGCCCCGGACGCCAAG TTTGCCAGCTGGGCGGACGCCGTCATCTTcgtcttcagcctggagaacgAGAGCAGCTTCGAGGAGGTGACGCAGCTCCACGCGCTGCTCAGCGGCTACCGGGGCGCCAGCGAGGTGGCCCTGGCGCTGGTGGGCACCCAGG ACAAAATCAGCTCCTCCAACCCGCGGGTGATCGAGGACGCGCGGGCGCAGGCGCTGTGCGGGGACATGAAGCGCTGCCTCTACTACGAGACCTGCGCCACCTACGGCCTCAACGTGGACCGGGTCTTCACCGAGG TGGCCCAGAAGGCGGTGGCgctgaagaagcagcagcagctcctggcctcCTGCAAGTCgctgcccagcagccccagccactCGGCCGCCTCCACCCCCGTCGGGGGCGCCCACCCTGGCCAG GCCAGCAACGGGGGCCACACCAGCGACTACTCGTCCTCGCTGCCCTCCACCCCCAACGTCAGCCACCGGGAGCTGCGCAGCGAGACCCCGGCCCCcctgggcacccccagctccctgcaccgGGGGGCCAAGCGCAGAACCAGCCTCTTCGCT ACGCGCCGGGGCAGCGACTCGGAGAAGCGGAGCCTGGACAGCCGGGGCgaggcggcgggcagcggcCGCGCCATCCCCATCAAGCAG AGCTTCCTGCTGAAGCGCAGCGGCAACTCCCTCAACAAGGAGTGGAAGAAGAAGTACGTGACCCTGTCCAGCAACGGGCTCCTCTTCTACCACCCCAGCATCAAC GATTACATCCACAGCACGCACGGGAAGGAGATGGACCTGCTGCGCACCACCGTCAAGGTCCCCGGCAAGCGCCCCCCCCGCGCCATCTCCGCCTGCGGCCCCTCCGCCAGCATCAACGGGCTGGTGAAGGACGTGGCGGGGGGCACAGCGCCCGAGGCTGGCG CCGGTGCCTCCCCCGTGGGGCTCAGCCTCCCCCCGGAGCCAGGGATGAAGAGCACGGGCAAGGGCGAGCGGTCCCTGCAGCGCTGCGCCTCCGCCTCCAGCGCCAAGCTGTCAGGATCTGGTGAgtgccctgtccctgtccctgtccccgtccccgtccctgtccccatccccggcCACCTTGCTGGGACGGAGCCAGGCACCCGGGCTGAGGTGGCCCCGCTGAGCCCGGTGGCACCCAGGGAGCCGGAGACCCTGGGGACCGAAGTGGTCCCTGGTGGCCTTGATGCGCCCGGTGGCCTCAGTGATGCCGGTGGCACCAGTGGCACCGGTGGCCCAGTAAACGCCGTGGTGATCCTGGGGGCTGCAAGGAGTCCCAGTGAGCTGGTGGCCCCAGTAaacccagtgtccccagtgagATCAGTGACCCCAGTGACCCCAGTGACCCCGGTGACCCCAGTGATCCTGGTGGCCCACTCCAGTGTTGGCACTGGTTGA
- the OS9 gene encoding LOW QUALITY PROTEIN: protein OS-9 (The sequence of the model RefSeq protein was modified relative to this genomic sequence to represent the inferred CDS: inserted 2 bases in 1 codon; deleted 6 bases in 4 codons; substituted 3 bases at 3 genomic stop codons), whose product MAARRGPVLPLLLLAGAVLGPGAAAGQAGAALDLAELSELKYGLEILPEPVLAGQTKDWWRLLTGPRNTSRHYXRXSEIKGSVLFLGHYQSAFNWDCDETAKASKQHRLSATTASSHATGPRCDLTGRPREAEVRVLRRGAPPGGDYLARVDEPQSCSXWCATVHTPRAAPPPPPGPPPGAAPQPILCQPALSPAQHAQYVRAQVCGRKKIHFKVIRSPGDXLNSIEELKESTREAREKTSQEGGEAPRAPHPPGAPGRGSWPEEEEEGKEEEEEEEEEEEEEEEGELLGGAWEGAGGGVLLPPERMAQLKEEVKSEMQKEFDNIINQVEDELEPEGLKGEFDLQRASRGAGPPQLQHLESEVRELLAKEGLWAAGKIEIKIVTAGGAGDEEEAQWLSDEDTKDLKDIFLNILIQGTEEAQKERRRQQALEDNYRFVWGAPMQPPSDSEDAEF is encoded by the exons atggcggcgcggcggggcccggtgctgccgctgctgctgctggcgggggCGGTGCTGGGCccgggggcggccgcggggcagGCTGGGGCCGCCTTGGACCTGGCGGAGCTCAGCGAGCTGAAGTACGGCCtcgagatcctc cctgagcccgTGCTGGCCGGGCAG ACCAAGGACTGGTGGAGACTGTTAACCGGCCCACGGAACACATCCAGACATTATTGAAGGT AGTCGGAGATCAAAGGCTCCGTCCTGTTCCTCGGCCACTACCAGTCGGCGTTCAAT TGGGACTGTGATGAGACAGCCAAG GCCTCCAAGCAGCACCGCCTGAGCGCTaccacagccagcagccacgCCACGGGCCCTCGCTGCGACCTCACCGGGCGGCCCCGCGAGGCCGAAGTGCGGGTACTGAGGAGGGGGGCACCCCC GGGCGGGGACTACCTGGCGCGGGTGGACGAGCCGCAGTCGTGCTCCTGATGGTGTGCCACCGTGCACACCCCCCGGGCCGCGCCGCCACCCCCAcctggccccccccccggtgccgcgcCCCAGCCCATCCTGTGCCAGCCCGCCCTCAGCCCGGCCCAGCACGCCCAGTACGTCCGCGCACAAGTCT GCGGCAGGAAGAAAATCCACTTCAAGGTGATCCGCAGCCCCGGGGA GCTGAACTCCATCGAGGAGCTGAAGGAGAGCACCAGGGAg GCTCGGGAGAAGACGAGCCAGGAGGGGGGGgaagccccccgagccccccaccccccaggagcccccGGCAGGGGCAGCTGGccggaggaggaagaggaggggaaggaggaagaggaggaggaagaggaggaggaggaggaggaggaggaaggcgagctcctggggggggcttgg gaaggagctggggggggcgTCTTGCTGCCCCCCGAGCGCATGGCGCAGCTGAAGGAGGAGGTGAAGAGCGAGATGCAGAAGGAGTTCGACAACATCATCAACCAG GTGGAGGACGAGCTGGAGCCCGAGGGGCTGAAGGGGGAGTTTGACCTGCAGCGCGCCTCCA GGGGCGCGGGacccccccagctgcagcacctggagAGCGAGGTCCGCGAGCTGCTGGCCAAGGAGGGGCTGTGGGC TGCAGGGAAAATCGAGATCAAGATCGTGAcggcg gggggcgcgggggacGAGGAGGAGGCGCAGTGGCTGTCGGACGAGGACACCAAAGACCTCAAGGACATCTTCCTCAACATCCTG atccaGGGCACGGAGGAGGCGCAGAaggagcggcggcggcagcaggcGCTGGAGGACAATTACCGCTTCGTCTGGGGCGCGCCGATGCAGCCCCCCAGCGACTCGGAGGACGCTGAGTtttga
- the LOC140000878 gene encoding arf-GAP with GTPase, ANK repeat and PH domain-containing protein 2-like isoform X1 produces the protein MAESGGSGPPRPLRAPPPAAQGPPPGGRRPRHKGGAPRALPSAPGPDREPRPWPPRSSPAPPPPPPPSPPPPPPRSLTPGVRGAWRRRGGGGGGAPGEPGKARSGGGGAAPIPAAESPGGGLGGGGGGANPSGGGRAGKASGGRAGGGDGGAEHPGGTDGRGAAAPSPDRCPVPEALVNSQEWTLGRSVPEIRLGVLGSSKSGKSALVHRFLTGSYVGLEPTESGQFKREVLVDGQSHLLLIREEGGAPDAKFASWADAVIFVFSLENESSFEEVTQLHALLSGYRGASEVALALVGTQDKISSSNPRVIEDARAQALCGDMKRCLYYETCATYGLNVDRVFTEVAQKAVALKKQQQLLASCKSLPSSPSHSAASTPVGGAHPGQASNGGHTSDYSSSLPSTPNVSHRELRSETPAPLGTPSSLHRGAKRRTSLFATRRGSDSEKRSLDSRGEAAGSGRAIPIKQSFLLKRSGNSLNKEWKKKYVTLSSNGLLFYHPSINDYIHSTHGKEMDLLRTTVKVPGKRPPRAISACGPSASINGLVKDVAGGTAPEAGAGASPVGLSLPPEPGMKSTGKGERSLQRCASASSAKLSGSGECPVPVPVPVPVPVPIPGHLAGTEPGTRAEVAPLSPVAPREPETLGTEVVPGGLDAPGGLSDAGGTSGTGGPVNAVVILGAARSPSELVAPVNPVSPVRSVTPVTPVTPVTPVILVAHSSVGTG, from the exons ATGGCGGAGAGCGGCGgctccggccccccccggcctctcagggccccccccccggccgctcagggtcccccccccggcggccgccggccccgccACAAAGGAGGAGCCCCTCGGGCGCTGCCCTCAGCCCCGGGGCCGGACCGGGAGCCCCGGCCATGGcccccccgtagctccccggccccgccgccgccgccccccccctctccgccgcccccccctccccggtcgCTAACCCCGGGTGTGCGAGGGGcgtggaggaggaggggggggggcggggggggcgcaCCGGGAGAACCGGGAAAGGCgaggagtgggggggggggggcggccccgatCCCGGCGGCGGAGAGCCccggggggggtttgggggggggcggcggcggtgcCAACCCCTCCGGGGGCGGGCGAGCGGGGAAGGCTTCggggggcagggccgggggtgGGGACGGCGGCGCCGAGCATCCAGGAGGCACCGACGGGCGCGGAGCCGCCGCGCCGAGCCCCgaccggtgcccggtgcccg AGGCCTTGGTGAACAGCCAGGAATGGACCCTCGGCCGCTCCGTCCCCGAGATCCGCCTG GGCGTCCTGGGCAGCAGCAAGAGCGGGAAGTCGGCGCTCGTCCACCGCTTCCTCACCGGCTCCTACGTGGGGCTGGAGCCCACGGAGA GTGGGCAGTTCAAGCGCGAGGTGCTGGTTGACGGCCAGAGCCACCTCCTGCTCATCCGGGAGGAAGGAGGCGCCCCGGACGCCAAG TTTGCCAGCTGGGCGGACGCCGTCATCTTcgtcttcagcctggagaacgAGAGCAGCTTCGAGGAGGTGACGCAGCTCCACGCGCTGCTCAGCGGCTACCGGGGCGCCAGCGAGGTGGCCCTGGCGCTGGTGGGCACCCAGG ACAAAATCAGCTCCTCCAACCCGCGGGTGATCGAGGACGCGCGGGCGCAGGCGCTGTGCGGGGACATGAAGCGCTGCCTCTACTACGAGACCTGCGCCACCTACGGCCTCAACGTGGACCGGGTCTTCACCGAGG TGGCCCAGAAGGCGGTGGCgctgaagaagcagcagcagctcctggcctcCTGCAAGTCgctgcccagcagccccagccactCGGCCGCCTCCACCCCCGTCGGGGGCGCCCACCCTGGCCAG GCCAGCAACGGGGGCCACACCAGCGACTACTCGTCCTCGCTGCCCTCCACCCCCAACGTCAGCCACCGGGAGCTGCGCAGCGAGACCCCGGCCCCcctgggcacccccagctccctgcaccgGGGGGCCAAGCGCAGAACCAGCCTCTTCGCT ACGCGCCGGGGCAGCGACTCGGAGAAGCGGAGCCTGGACAGCCGGGGCgaggcggcgggcagcggcCGCGCCATCCCCATCAAGCAG AGCTTCCTGCTGAAGCGCAGCGGCAACTCCCTCAACAAGGAGTGGAAGAAGAAGTACGTGACCCTGTCCAGCAACGGGCTCCTCTTCTACCACCCCAGCATCAAC GATTACATCCACAGCACGCACGGGAAGGAGATGGACCTGCTGCGCACCACCGTCAAGGTCCCCGGCAAGCGCCCCCCCCGCGCCATCTCCGCCTGCGGCCCCTCCGCCAGCATCAACGGGCTGGTGAAGGACGTGGCGGGGGGCACAGCGCCCGAGGCTGGCG CCGGTGCCTCCCCCGTGGGGCTCAGCCTCCCCCCGGAGCCAGGGATGAAGAGCACGGGCAAGGGCGAGCGGTCCCTGCAGCGCTGCGCCTCCGCCTCCAGCGCCAAGCTGTCAGGATCTGGTGAgtgccctgtccctgtccctgtccccgtccccgtccctgtccccatccccggcCACCTTGCTGGGACGGAGCCAGGCACCCGGGCTGAGGTGGCCCCGCTGAGCCCGGTGGCACCCAGGGAGCCGGAGACCCTGGGGACCGAAGTGGTCCCTGGTGGCCTTGATGCGCCCGGTGGCCTCAGTGATGCCGGTGGCACCAGTGGCACCGGTGGCCCAGTAAACGCCGTGGTGATCCTGGGGGCTGCAAGGAGTCCCAGTGAGCTGGTGGCCCCAGTAaacccagtgtccccagtgagATCAGTGACCCCAGTGACCCCAGTGACCCCGGTGACCCCAGTGATCCTGGTGGCCCACTCCAGTGTTGGCACTGGTTGA
- the LOC140000878 gene encoding arf-GAP with GTPase, ANK repeat and PH domain-containing protein 2-like isoform X2 — protein MPRCSPAPIVSSWPLCPVPCHILVPPTLWCHHKVPLCPSHPFAVPRPCATLQPHAYCTTLHPRAPWPVLVSTASSCPPRPRARGERGRTGPVVPQPRRCHVASLPPPPPGSVRCRCLVTASWPPTQGAAGGTAAGLGAAVAPPSHPRAGGLGGVPGVSGHRLTPLLPAEALVNSQEWTLGRSVPEIRLGVLGSSKSGKSALVHRFLTGSYVGLEPTESGQFKREVLVDGQSHLLLIREEGGAPDAKFASWADAVIFVFSLENESSFEEVTQLHALLSGYRGASEVALALVGTQDKISSSNPRVIEDARAQALCGDMKRCLYYETCATYGLNVDRVFTEVAQKAVALKKQQQLLASCKSLPSSPSHSAASTPVGGAHPGQASNGGHTSDYSSSLPSTPNVSHRELRSETPAPLGTPSSLHRGAKRRTSLFATRRGSDSEKRSLDSRGEAAGSGRAIPIKQSFLLKRSGNSLNKEWKKKYVTLSSNGLLFYHPSINDYIHSTHGKEMDLLRTTVKVPGKRPPRAISACGPSASINGLVKDVAGGTAPEAGAGASPVGLSLPPEPGMKSTGKGERSLQRCASASSAKLSGSGECPVPVPVPVPVPVPIPGHLAGTEPGTRAEVAPLSPVAPREPETLGTEVVPGGLDAPGGLSDAGGTSGTGGPVNAVVILGAARSPSELVAPVNPVSPVRSVTPVTPVTPVTPVILVAHSSVGTG, from the exons ATGCCACGCTGCAGCCCTGCGCCCATCGTGTCCTCGTGGCCGCTGTGTCCTGTGCCGTGCCACATCCTTGTGCCCCCCACGCTGTGGTGCCACCACAAGGTGCCCCTGTGCCCGTCACATCCCTTTGCCGTGCCACGTCCCTGTGCCACGCTGCAGCCTCATGCCTATTGCACCACCCTCCATCCTCGTGCCCCGTGGCCTGTCCTCGTGTCCACCGCATCCTCGTGTCCACCGCGTCCTCGTGCCCGTGGCGAGCGGGGCAGGACGGGTCCCGTGGTGCCACAGCCACGTCGGTGCCACGTCGCATCCCTCCCGCCGCCCCCACCGGGCTCGGTGCGGTGCCGTTGCCTGGTGACAGCTTCGTGGCCGCCCACGCAGGGAGCTGCCGGCGGCACTGCcgcagggctgggggcggccgTGGCCCCCCCCTCacaccccagggctggggggctggggggggtgccgggggtgtCCGGGCACCGCCTCACCCCGCTCCTCCCTGCAGAGGCCTTGGTGAACAGCCAGGAATGGACCCTCGGCCGCTCCGTCCCCGAGATCCGCCTG GGCGTCCTGGGCAGCAGCAAGAGCGGGAAGTCGGCGCTCGTCCACCGCTTCCTCACCGGCTCCTACGTGGGGCTGGAGCCCACGGAGA GTGGGCAGTTCAAGCGCGAGGTGCTGGTTGACGGCCAGAGCCACCTCCTGCTCATCCGGGAGGAAGGAGGCGCCCCGGACGCCAAG TTTGCCAGCTGGGCGGACGCCGTCATCTTcgtcttcagcctggagaacgAGAGCAGCTTCGAGGAGGTGACGCAGCTCCACGCGCTGCTCAGCGGCTACCGGGGCGCCAGCGAGGTGGCCCTGGCGCTGGTGGGCACCCAGG ACAAAATCAGCTCCTCCAACCCGCGGGTGATCGAGGACGCGCGGGCGCAGGCGCTGTGCGGGGACATGAAGCGCTGCCTCTACTACGAGACCTGCGCCACCTACGGCCTCAACGTGGACCGGGTCTTCACCGAGG TGGCCCAGAAGGCGGTGGCgctgaagaagcagcagcagctcctggcctcCTGCAAGTCgctgcccagcagccccagccactCGGCCGCCTCCACCCCCGTCGGGGGCGCCCACCCTGGCCAG GCCAGCAACGGGGGCCACACCAGCGACTACTCGTCCTCGCTGCCCTCCACCCCCAACGTCAGCCACCGGGAGCTGCGCAGCGAGACCCCGGCCCCcctgggcacccccagctccctgcaccgGGGGGCCAAGCGCAGAACCAGCCTCTTCGCT ACGCGCCGGGGCAGCGACTCGGAGAAGCGGAGCCTGGACAGCCGGGGCgaggcggcgggcagcggcCGCGCCATCCCCATCAAGCAG AGCTTCCTGCTGAAGCGCAGCGGCAACTCCCTCAACAAGGAGTGGAAGAAGAAGTACGTGACCCTGTCCAGCAACGGGCTCCTCTTCTACCACCCCAGCATCAAC GATTACATCCACAGCACGCACGGGAAGGAGATGGACCTGCTGCGCACCACCGTCAAGGTCCCCGGCAAGCGCCCCCCCCGCGCCATCTCCGCCTGCGGCCCCTCCGCCAGCATCAACGGGCTGGTGAAGGACGTGGCGGGGGGCACAGCGCCCGAGGCTGGCG CCGGTGCCTCCCCCGTGGGGCTCAGCCTCCCCCCGGAGCCAGGGATGAAGAGCACGGGCAAGGGCGAGCGGTCCCTGCAGCGCTGCGCCTCCGCCTCCAGCGCCAAGCTGTCAGGATCTGGTGAgtgccctgtccctgtccctgtccccgtccccgtccctgtccccatccccggcCACCTTGCTGGGACGGAGCCAGGCACCCGGGCTGAGGTGGCCCCGCTGAGCCCGGTGGCACCCAGGGAGCCGGAGACCCTGGGGACCGAAGTGGTCCCTGGTGGCCTTGATGCGCCCGGTGGCCTCAGTGATGCCGGTGGCACCAGTGGCACCGGTGGCCCAGTAAACGCCGTGGTGATCCTGGGGGCTGCAAGGAGTCCCAGTGAGCTGGTGGCCCCAGTAaacccagtgtccccagtgagATCAGTGACCCCAGTGACCCCAGTGACCCCGGTGACCCCAGTGATCCTGGTGGCCCACTCCAGTGTTGGCACTGGTTGA